The Cotesia glomerata isolate CgM1 linkage group LG7, MPM_Cglom_v2.3, whole genome shotgun sequence genome segment TGGAATTGCAGTAGTCGAAAATTGTCTGGCGAGCTCATTATggtaatgattattttattctggTAATCTAGGATTTATAAGTTGTGGTAATTATtcttactgttttttaatctttatatatggaattgtatgcTTTGCGCAATAACTGTATCattgttgaataataatttgataagccgtgaagcaaaaaaattttttttataacagattattaaaaaaattattttatttattgtttgaaacttgagaattttttttttactgataaaaaatagtattaaattTACCCAAGACCAGACTCGAACCCTGTTCAGTTTGGGCTGTTAAAAAAAGCTGAGAATACTTCGccaattcaacttttttagggtcaatattttaatattctgattgcggaattaaattttataaatttagagGAGTAAGTAGAGAGTAATAAttctactttatttttattttttgaatcgcaaattaatatttaaaatagaaacttacaataaaaattgataataaattttttactgtttgcGGTGTTTTGCCGTGCGGAATTTTTAACtgtaaagttttttatttagaacaaaTCCAACGAAATAGACAAaaacttttacttttttccttATAAATTAACAAGATAATTACAATTACGTACGGTAAATATCGCGAATTGCTGCGAATATTAATTActctaaaaaagaaaaaagagtAGGAGCAGCAAATATAAAGGCCGGGACCGAATTTTTCGCATTCTGTCGGCTGTTACGAACGACGGCACCTTAGAAAATAATAGAAGGAAGAGGATTGGATGAATAACGAGTAACCACAGGCAGTTATATCGGGTTGGCTCTCCAAGACCTGGAGACCTATCACGTATACCACTTTTAACGTTTTACTGTACCTTCACTCAGTTGATCGCACTTTGAAAGCCTACGAGCCGTAAGTTAGAGTTGGCCCGTCTGCCGAATAACATCTACCTCAGAATCAGTGACGTTTTTTTCAACcgtgaagttttttaaattaagaacaaGAAGATAATCCTTGATTGAAAGATCTGCGAAAAACGAAGACTAAAATGCCGGTAATTACAACCAAAGTATGCTTATGGTGTTTTGTTCTACTTGGGCTGGGGTTCGGGACCTCTCTGGCAATCACTGAGGAGTTAAGCAACACGGATTTAAATTCCAGACGAGATAATCCAGTTACTGAACTTGTCGATTATATCTTAGGTTACAGCGCTCAaggtaacatttttttaaatatttcatttataatcattgatcaataaaatcatcatcatttttgttatttatggtattttttatttttattttattttattgacaataaatttatattttttaggcAGGACGTTTGGGATTAAACGTTTACAGTTTATGATGATGCCGATGATATTTAAAATGGGCGTAATTATGACGTTATTGGTTGTACTTACTATTATTTCATTGAAAGGTTTAACTGTtggtgagttttttttat includes the following:
- the LOC123268418 gene encoding uncharacterized protein LOC123268418, translated to MPVITTKVCLWCFVLLGLGFGTSLAITEELSNTDLNSRRDNPVTELVDYILGYSAQGRTFGIKRLQFMMMPMIFKMGVIMTLLVVLTIISLKGLTVGVILLVLKLSAFFGKFYASLQSQRPAWIPPAPPAPPVHFHVHNDPGNSNHYDNSMGYGYDASADYYPKGQHPIQHPPHINGY